The following are encoded in a window of Lactobacillus panisapium genomic DNA:
- a CDS encoding PTS sugar transporter subunit IIB, whose translation MKKAIITCRAGMGTSTMLTVQVKNVAKKNNWELEVNHTSLDGVGSFNGDFIIALSDVADDLRAKRKDIPIVGIKNMMDQDEITQKLAPLMES comes from the coding sequence ATGAAAAAAGCAATTATTACGTGTCGTGCAGGCATGGGTACAAGTACAATGCTAACGGTTCAGGTAAAAAACGTTGCTAAGAAAAATAATTGGGAGCTGGAAGTTAATCACACCAGTCTTGATGGCGTTGGCAGCTTTAATGGCGACTTTATTATTGCCTTGAGCGATGTCGCGGATGATCTCCGGGCCAAAAGAAAAGATATTCCAATTGTGGGGATTAAAAACATGATGGATCAAGATGAAATCACCCAAAAATTGGCACCGTTAATGGAAAGTTAG
- a CDS encoding PTS sugar transporter subunit IIA: MTPLIMPELVQLNVDAKDWRDAIYQSGAPLVKKHLITKNYLDSVIKIAEETGPYIVFMPHVALSHAKTEDGALGDGIGLTVLRNPVLFGNKSNDPVKYIFTLSSLKPDGHLEQMARLVNLLSKKDFFQRVAQATTVQEIIKVIDDIEGEK; encoded by the coding sequence GTGACGCCGCTAATAATGCCGGAGCTAGTTCAACTGAATGTTGATGCCAAAGACTGGCGGGATGCTATTTACCAATCGGGTGCCCCACTTGTTAAAAAGCACTTGATTACTAAAAATTATTTGGATAGTGTCATTAAAATTGCCGAAGAAACCGGACCATATATTGTTTTTATGCCTCATGTGGCGTTGTCACATGCCAAAACGGAAGATGGCGCACTGGGAGATGGCATTGGGTTAACGGTTTTGAGAAATCCCGTCCTGTTTGGTAATAAAAGCAACGATCCAGTTAAATATATTTTTACTTTAAGTTCGCTTAAGCCTGATGGCCACCTAGAGCAAATGGCTCGGTTAGTTAATCTGCTATCCAAGAAGGACTTTTTTCAAAGAGTAGCACAAGCAACTACTGTGCAAGAAATTATTAAAGTTATAGATGATATTGAAGGAGAAAAATAA
- a CDS encoding PTS ascorbate transporter subunit IIC codes for MLNFIISFLSQPAVLLGCVAFIGLVAQKDKDWTDVTKGTAKTVIGFLIFGIGSSTLTGVLQNFNVLFQSAFHIHGLIASPEAATAAAQTKYGFVVALILILGFAMNIVFARITPFKNIFFTGQHSLYFACVLGLVLKFSGLSNTWAIIIGGIILGLCASALPELCQPFMRKITGNDNQAIGHYNMFGYALSGAIGLLFKKHQDETTENFKLPKSLSIFKDFLMGLAIVMLILFYFSALVAGPVVTGKLAGPVDWLVYPFIQAMTFTAGMGVLMYGVGMFLEEITNAFVAISTKFIPGSRPALDVPTVFPFVPTAVLIGFVSSYAAGLVAIGIMVLLHSPIIIIPAAHICFFSGGTAAIFGNSTGGWRGAIAGSFVVGLLLAFLPLILVPVFQQMGINSSTFPNIDYNIVGSLLHGILQLVH; via the coding sequence ATGTTAAATTTTATTATTAGTTTTCTGAGTCAACCGGCCGTATTACTAGGTTGTGTGGCGTTTATCGGTCTAGTTGCACAAAAAGACAAGGATTGGACAGATGTAACTAAAGGAACAGCTAAAACCGTAATTGGTTTTTTAATCTTTGGTATTGGTTCAAGTACATTAACTGGCGTTCTGCAGAATTTTAATGTTCTCTTTCAATCAGCGTTTCATATCCACGGCTTGATTGCATCACCTGAAGCCGCAACTGCGGCGGCGCAGACTAAGTACGGCTTTGTAGTTGCCTTAATTTTAATTTTGGGCTTTGCAATGAATATCGTGTTTGCCCGAATTACGCCGTTTAAAAACATTTTCTTCACGGGCCAGCACAGCTTATATTTTGCTTGTGTTTTAGGACTGGTTTTGAAGTTTAGCGGACTCAGCAACACTTGGGCAATCATTATTGGAGGCATTATCTTAGGACTTTGTGCCAGTGCCTTACCAGAGCTTTGCCAGCCGTTTATGCGAAAAATAACGGGTAATGATAATCAAGCGATTGGTCATTACAACATGTTTGGTTACGCCTTGTCAGGAGCAATTGGCTTATTATTTAAAAAACATCAAGATGAAACTACTGAAAACTTTAAGTTACCGAAGTCATTATCAATTTTTAAAGACTTTTTGATGGGGCTGGCAATCGTAATGCTTATCCTATTTTATTTTTCGGCTTTAGTTGCTGGCCCGGTAGTAACTGGAAAATTGGCAGGACCTGTTGATTGGCTTGTTTATCCGTTTATTCAGGCGATGACCTTCACGGCAGGAATGGGCGTATTAATGTATGGTGTCGGCATGTTCTTAGAGGAAATCACCAATGCGTTCGTAGCGATTTCAACTAAATTTATCCCCGGCTCGCGGCCAGCGCTTGATGTCCCAACTGTTTTCCCATTTGTCCCAACCGCTGTTTTGATTGGCTTTGTTAGCTCATATGCAGCTGGATTAGTTGCAATCGGAATTATGGTTCTTTTGCACAGTCCGATTATTATTATTCCGGCAGCACATATTTGCTTTTTCTCTGGCGGAACTGCTGCTATCTTTGGCAATTCAACTGGTGGCTGGCGTGGCGCCATTGCAGGTTCGTTCGTAGTTGGGCTGCTATTAGCTTTTCTGCCGTTAATTTTAGTTCCCGTCTTTCAGCAGATGGGAATTAATAGCTCAACATT
- a CDS encoding BglG family transcription antiterminator gives MLYHEYLLLKILLNSNSLLGIDQIVAQLETTKRTAYSVINGVNVWLETHGLDPLMVVRTHGYYIQPAEIKKVKSWLSWDLENGKIKLPPPARIAVIEFTLLCKKNPVTLQYLNDLNGVTTRTTRSDLAQVKAEIEKRNLTLSLHEHGYQITGLEEESRKFAVQKLANIQDTIVYDKIAGYLDLDTKDKLQIEQMLLSLEQNSGCYLTDESIFQVKEYICFAITRYRQGHYLTPIGQTKRQLADESSETSTAVRSLLSHLGVSDQHLQAESQLLLKIIDSRQISKTSKKISSQKISQIATEIIRNFSVISGIDLVNSSNLQKALTTHLIAAKRRVEDNVQFLNSSLINVKSKYPEIYFLTKKAVYPFEQYLNQSLTTDEIELIAIYFGGEIELRNHLADQEARKKVVLVCGSGVGTSRLLKIQLEQLFPKQLQISVVTKQDYEELASLNADVVIATLPVTSKGPPIININRILTDYDLQTIKQSLLAQPVDSATLHNSPAVKTTQVLDIVSEFAQVKDFPGLTTALQSYFAKRGKPVKKKQPFLPSLSELLPSNRIVFTTKRCTWPEAVELAGKLLQRDQVIDGQYVTKMRQQIDRYGPYMRIMDDVMLLHAKPDQPCKYSRPGMSLVCFKYPVDFGQQVKAKYVFSLYAPAGQSHLKALTQLTEIFSKQKLLEQFRNSRTAAELERLFSTVMKGDEKVSDAANNAGASSTEC, from the coding sequence TTGTTATATCACGAATATTTGCTATTAAAAATATTGTTAAATTCAAACTCACTGTTGGGAATCGATCAGATTGTTGCCCAGCTTGAAACTACTAAAAGAACAGCTTATTCGGTAATTAATGGCGTAAATGTTTGGCTTGAAACACATGGCCTTGATCCGTTAATGGTTGTGCGTACTCATGGCTATTATATTCAGCCAGCTGAAATTAAAAAGGTTAAATCGTGGCTTAGTTGGGATTTGGAAAATGGCAAGATTAAGTTGCCACCACCTGCGCGAATTGCGGTAATTGAATTCACTTTGCTATGCAAAAAAAATCCGGTCACGTTGCAATACTTAAATGATTTAAATGGGGTAACAACTAGAACAACTCGTAGTGATCTTGCACAAGTTAAAGCAGAAATTGAAAAAAGAAACTTAACCCTAAGCCTGCATGAGCATGGCTACCAAATAACTGGCTTAGAAGAGGAAAGCAGAAAATTCGCTGTCCAAAAGCTAGCCAATATTCAGGACACAATCGTTTATGACAAAATCGCGGGGTATCTTGACTTGGATACTAAGGATAAGCTGCAAATTGAGCAAATGCTCTTAAGTTTGGAACAAAATTCGGGCTGCTATTTAACGGATGAATCAATTTTTCAAGTAAAAGAATATATTTGCTTTGCCATAACTAGGTACCGGCAGGGACACTATTTAACACCAATTGGCCAAACAAAACGGCAGCTGGCGGATGAATCTAGTGAAACCAGTACTGCTGTTAGAAGTCTGTTGTCGCACTTGGGCGTTTCAGACCAACATTTACAGGCTGAAAGTCAACTACTGTTGAAAATTATTGATTCTAGGCAGATTAGCAAGACCAGTAAAAAAATTAGTTCACAAAAAATATCACAGATAGCAACAGAGATTATTAGAAACTTCTCGGTTATTTCCGGAATTGATTTAGTTAATAGTTCGAATTTACAAAAAGCACTGACAACGCATTTGATTGCAGCCAAAAGACGGGTCGAAGATAATGTGCAATTTTTAAATTCGAGTCTGATTAACGTTAAAAGCAAGTATCCGGAGATTTATTTTTTAACTAAAAAAGCTGTTTATCCTTTTGAACAATATCTAAATCAGTCACTGACTACAGATGAAATTGAACTGATTGCCATCTATTTTGGCGGTGAAATTGAGTTGCGCAATCATCTAGCCGATCAAGAAGCGCGTAAAAAAGTAGTGCTTGTCTGTGGTAGTGGAGTTGGCACATCGCGTTTGTTGAAAATTCAGTTGGAACAGTTATTTCCAAAGCAGCTGCAGATTAGCGTTGTTACCAAACAAGATTACGAGGAACTTGCCAGTCTTAATGCAGATGTAGTAATTGCGACCTTGCCTGTAACCAGCAAGGGACCACCAATTATTAATATTAATCGCATTTTAACGGATTATGATTTACAGACGATAAAGCAATCTTTGCTGGCACAGCCTGTTGATTCTGCTACTTTGCATAATTCGCCAGCAGTAAAGACAACGCAAGTGTTGGATATTGTGAGCGAGTTTGCCCAAGTTAAGGATTTTCCCGGCCTTACAACTGCGTTACAGAGCTATTTTGCTAAACGCGGTAAACCGGTTAAGAAAAAGCAGCCTTTTTTACCTAGTCTTAGTGAACTGTTGCCATCAAACCGAATTGTTTTCACGACTAAGCGGTGCACGTGGCCAGAAGCCGTTGAACTTGCTGGTAAATTATTGCAGCGCGATCAAGTTATAGACGGACAATATGTGACTAAAATGCGGCAGCAAATCGATCGGTATGGACCCTATATGCGAATTATGGATGACGTAATGCTGCTTCACGCCAAACCGGATCAACCATGTAAGTATTCGCGCCCGGGGATGAGCTTAGTTTGCTTTAAGTACCCGGTTGATTTTGGCCAACAAGTTAAAGCCAAATATGTGTTTAGTTTATATGCACCGGCGGGCCAATCGCACTTAAAGGCATTAACGCAATTGACGGAAATTTTTTCTAAGCAAAAATTATTAGAGCAATTTAGAAATTCAAGAACAGCAGCCGAGTTAGAGCGCTTGTTCAGTACAGTTATGAAAGGAGATGAGAAAGTAAGTGACGCCGCTAATAATGCCGGAGCTAGTTCAACTGAATGTTGA